The window CAGCAGATGCTCGCGTTCGCCCGGGCCCTGATGAGCCGGCCGCGACTCGTCTGCATGGACGAGCCGACGATGGGCCTCTCGCCGAAGCTGGTCGACCAGGTGCTCGACGAGATCGTGCGCATCAACCGCGAGCTCGGCGTGGCCGTGCTGTTCGTCGAGCAGCAGGCCGAGCTCGCGCTGTCGATCGCTTCGCGCGGGTACGTGCTGGCGACCGGCGCGATCGTGCTGCAGGGGACCGCGCGCGAGCTGCTCGACGACCCGCAGATCCAAGAGGCGTACCTCGGAAAGGCAGTGTAGACAGTGACCACCCCTTCGAGCGGACGGACGCGGCTCGGATTCTTCACCCGGCTCCTCGACGACGGCACCGCGCAGCAGCGGTACCGCAACGCGCTCGACCAATTCGTCCGCGCCGAGGAGCTCGGGTTCGATTCCGTGTGGGTGGCGCAGCACCACTTCCATGAGGACGAGGGCGGCCTCCCGTCCCCGTTCGTGCTGCTCGCGCAGGCGGCGGCGCGCACCTCGCGCATCCGGCTCGCAACGGGGATCGTGACGTTGCCGCTCGAGGCGCCGCTGCGGGTGGCGGAGGATGCGGCGGTGCTGCAGCTGCTGTCGGACGGCCGGGTGGAGCTGGGCATCGGCTCCGGCGGAACGCCCTCGTCGTTCCCGCCCTTCGGGTACGACTCGGCGGACCGCGCGGCCATCTACGACCGCCACCGCGGAATCCTCGAGGACGCCCTCCGCGGCGACGTTCTCACCACGGACGGCGGCACGCTGTACCCGTCCGCCCCGGACCTCCTCGGCGTGATCTGGGAGGCGACGTTCTCCGCGGCCGGCGCCGAGCGGATCGGTCGCCGGGGCAACGGACTCATGCTCTCCCGCACCCAGCCGCGCCCGCAGTGGGACGGGCCGTCGTCGCCCGAGCTGCAGGAGGCCATCGTGGATGCGTACCTCGCCGCCCTGCCGAACGGTACCGCCCCGCGCATCCTGGCCTCCCGGTCGGCGCTCGTCGTCGACACCGAGGAGGAGGCGGCGCGCTGGATCCAGCGCGGCATCGAGCGCAGCGCCGGCTACCTGCGGTCGCAGCGCATCGAGGTGCCGGACGGCGTGTCCGACACCGAGCTGCTGGCCTGGCTCGACGTGCACGTGGGGACGCCGGAGCAGGTGCTGGCCTCACTGCGGACGGACACCGTGCTCCGTCGCGCCACCGACGTCGCGTTCCAGCCGCATCCCATCGACCCGTCGCACGACGCGGTGCTGCGATCGCTGGAACTCCTCGCGACGCGCGTCGCGCCCGAACTCCTCGGCTGGTCGCCCGAGCGCCCCTGACCCGACCGTCCCCGATCGAAAGGATCACCATGACCGACGTCATCGACCGGCTCGTCGGCATCGCCCCCGGCGACGCCCTCGACACCCTTCGCGACCAGCGGCCCAGCGCCCGGGCGAACGCCCAGGCCAGCTACGACGCGCTGTTCCACGCGGACGAGCTGGCGCACGTGGCCCAGCGGGAACGCCTCGCCGTCGCCTACTGGACCGTGGCGCTGTCCCAGTCGCCGACGTCCGCGTACTACCGCGACCTGCTGGCCGCCGAGGACGCGCCTCTGCTGCAGGCGCTGGAGTCGGCGCTGCCCGGCGCGGTGACCAGCGGCCCCTACGGCTCGTACCCGGAGGGACCGCTGAGCGTCGAGGATGTCGCCGGCCCGATCTGGCAGCCGGATGCGGCACTCGCGGCCGCCGTCGGGGACAGGCTCGCCGCCGCGCTCGCCCACACGCACCTCCTGGTCTACCGGCCGCGGGACTCGTCGCCGGCCGCGATCCAGGCCCTGCTCGACGCCGGGTGGTCGGTCGACGGGATCGTCACGCTGTCGCAGCTCGTCGCCTTCCTCAGCTTCCAGCTCCGCGTGGTCGCGGGCCTCACCGTCTTGAAAGGAGAGCTCGCATGAGCGAGACCGTCATCCAGCACACGTTCGAGGCGCCCAACGTATTCACGCAGGAGGAGCTCGGCTGGGAGGCGTGGCTCCCGCCGCTGCCGCTCGAGGAGCTGACGGACCGGCACTACGACGGCCTGGTCGACCGCGGGCGCGCCAACAGCCCGTACTTCCGCCTGCTGGTGCGCGACCCCGACATCCTGGGGGCGCGGACGCGCACGGACAACGACATCTTCTACAACGAGAAGGGCGGCCTGACGCGGGCACTTCGTGAGCTGTCCGCCACGGCCGCCTCGCGCACCAACGGCTGCATCTTCTGCGCGTCCGTCCACTCGCGCTTCGCCAGCCACAAGTCGAAGCGGCCCGAGGACGTGCAGCGCCTCCTCGACGAGGGAACCTCGGCGCGGCAGGACGACCCGCAGTGGCGCGCCGTCATCGACGCCTCGGTCGCGCTGACGCGCATCCCGGACGAGTTCGGTCCGGAGCACGTGCGCGCGCTGCGTGACGCCGGGCTGGACGACGTGGCGATCATCGACGCCATCAACGGCGCCGCCTTCTTCAACTGGGCGAACCGCCTGATGCTGTCGCTGGGGGAGCCGACGCCTCCTGCCGAGAAGCGCTAGGCGCGGCTCCCGCAGCGGTCAAGCGGCGAGCTGCGCCGCCGCCGTGAACAGCGGGGCCGCGACGTGCTCGCCCTGGCCGACGCACACGTAGAAGACGAACTCGACGGGGGCGGCGACGGCGACGATCGCGCTGACGTCGCTCCACGGGTCGTCGGGCAGGTCGGCGACCCGCCCCATCTCGAGCGCACGGCGCTCGGCGTCGCGCGCCGAACCCTGCACGGTGAAGAACGCGTCGAGGGCGTCCTCGTCGTCGGCGTCCGCCAGCCAGCCCACGAGCGGGGTGGCGGTGCGGTCGCTGACCGGGACGGACTCGAACAGGGCCTCGGCCATGACCTCGAGCGAGGCGCTGGTCTGGACGAGGCGCGGCTGCGGCGGCAGCGCGCGAGAGGTGATGGCGATCCAGCCGCCCGCCGGAACATCGTTCAAAGCGGTGAGTAGCTGGCCGGAAATGACAGGACTGAGCTTTCGCAACATGGAAGTTCGGGTACTTTCCACACGGCGTCCGCGCGCGCGGGCACGGTTCCCCCCAACGCGCCACCGAACGCAACCAATATACGGGTAAGGTGCGTCGCCCCCTGCGGGGTGACGAGGTGGCACAACGCCCGCCGGAGTTTCGGGTTCCAGCGGGTTGTCCCCAGCATAGGACCGTGTCCGCGAAAGTGCGGACACCCATACGGGGGTCAAAACAGGGGAAATTCTGATCCCTGGCGGACGGGTCAGGCGTGCAGGACCGAGCGGTCGACGACCGCCGGCCCATCCGCCTCCTCGGCCGCGGCCTCGGCGTCGGCGAGTTCGAAGAACACGCCGACGACCTCCGGGGTCAAGTCGTCCGGGAGTACGACCGCGTAGACGGGGACGTTCACGCTCGCCGGAACTGCTGCGCCGCCGGGCAGTCGAAGGGATCCCGCGCGGCGAGGCCGACGCGGTTGAGGTACCGGACGACGATGCGGTACGAGTTCACGAGGCCGGTCTCGGTGTACGGGATGTCGTGCGCGGCGCAGTGCTCGCGCACGAGGACGCGGGCGCGGGCCAGGTGCGGACGCGGCATGCTCGGGAACAGGTGGTGCTCGACCTGGTGGTTGAGGCCGCCCATGAGGGCGCTCATCGACCAGCCGCCGCGGATGTTGCGCGAGGTGAGGACCTGCTTGTTCAGGAAGTCGACCCGGGTCCCCGCGGGGAGGATCGGCATGCCCTTGTGGTTGGGGGCGAACGACGCGCCCATGTAGAGGCCGAAGACGGCGAGCTGCACGCCGAGGAAGGCGAACGCCATGCCCAGCGGGAGCATCAGGAAGACGATGCCCACATACACGCTCAGGCGGACCGCGATCGCGACCAGCTCACCGGTGCGACGCTCGACCGGCCCACGGGCCAGGAGCGATCGCACGGACGTGATGTGGAGGTTGACGCCCTCCAGCAGGAGGAGGGGGAAGAAGAGGTAGCCCTGGCGCCGGGTGATGGCGGCCATCAGGCCGCGCTGCCGTGCGGCGTCCTCCTCGACGAAGGAGATGGTGTCGAACGCGATGTCGGGGTCTTTGCCGACCGTGTTCGGATTGGCGTGGTGGCGCGTGTGCTTCGTCATCCACCACTGGTAGCTCATGCCGACCAGCCAGGTGACGATGAAGCGTCCCGCCCGATCGTTGGTCGGGCCGGAGGAGAAGACCTGGCGGTGCGAGGCCTCGTGGCCGAGGAAGGCGAGCTGGGTGAAGAGCAGGCCGAAGACCGCGGCGATCAGCAGCTGGAACCAGGAGTCGCCCAGGAGGACGAACCCGACGCCGGCGCCGATGAGCCCTGCCACGAGCAGCGCGAACACCGTGATGTAGAAACCGCGGCGACGCTCGAGCAGACCCTCGGCGCGGACGCGGCCGAGCAGCTCGTTGTAGGTGCTGGTGACAGAGGGTCGGTCTCCCGTTCGCGCTTGCGTGCGTCGCACGGGACCGAGGGTGGCAGTGGTCATGTATTCCTCCGCTGTGTCGAGCCGACTTCACAGCCGAGGTATGGGCAAAACGCCCGAGATGATGCAAGCGTATGCTCGCTTGCTGGGTGTTGGCGGCGAGGTGCCCGACCGTTTCCGGCCGGGCACCGCGGCCATCAGAGAGGGCGGATGTTCGCAGCCTGGGGACCCTTGGGTCCCTGGGCCACGTCATACTCGACCTTCTGGTTCTCGTCGAGGTTGCGGAAGCCGCCGGTGGAGGCGATCTCGCTGTAGTGGGCGAAGACGTCGGCGCTGCCGTCATCCGGGGCGATGAAGCCGAAGCCCTTTTCCGAGTTGAACCATTTGACGGTGCCTTGAGCCATCGTTTTTTCCTTTTTCATGTTGTGGGAGCCGGATGATCGGCTCCGCTCGCCGCGCCCGATCGGGCGTGGACGTCGTGGGCCGCCGCGGAGTGTGCGGCGGTCGGTCGTGGGGTGTCGCAGCAGAGCCTGGGCTCCGGCGATCGTGGGTGCTGTGCCGAGGTTGAGCGAACGGCCGTCGAGGACGCGGAACGCACCCTCTTCGAGGAGGGCGACGCCGGCGTATTCGTCGTCGGCCGTGGCGACCCAGACGGTGTCGTCAGCTCGGCGCCAGACCAGTGCGGCCTGGGGCCGCGAGTCGGTGATGATGGTGAGTCCTTTCGCCCCGGTCGGGGCGGACGATCGCTGCTCCCGGTCGGTACGCGGGAGGACGGGGATCGTGGTGATGAGAAGGGGTGAGCGTGTCGTTCGGGCCGGCACATCGATGTGAGAAGACGGCCCCGCACGCGACACCCGGATGGGAAACCGGTTCTGATGCGGGACCATCTCGTCACACGATCAGAAACGCATGATCAGATCCGGCGGACGAGGACACTCGAACGCGCGAACCGCCCCCAGACTACACGGGATTGCCGTCCGTGCACCCGGAAGTCTCTCAGGCGGGCGCCGGTTCGGTCGCGAACGACTGCTGTTCGGTCTCGACGACGAGACCGCGGGAGCTGCCGGCCGACTCCGCGAGGAGGGCGAGCCACTCCCGGTTGAGCGCGGGTGTGCGGGACCCGTCGAAGTGGAAGCGCAGGCTGCTGGCCGGGTGGATCCAGATGCTGGTCCGCCCGCCGCCGGCGGAGCTCCTGTCCCTCCAGGACATGGCGAAGCTCTGCCCGTGCCGGAGCTTGTTGACGATGACGACGTGCAGGTGCGCGAGCGTACGGTCGTCGATCTCGAACTCGTGGTTCTCGTAACTGAGGAAGCCGATAGTGGTGCCCTCCTGGATCGGTCCGGATGGTGGCGAAGCAGTCGCTGCCGAACGAGCCTTCACATCAACCGGAGGGTGTTCCACTAGTCTGGCCGCGCCCACCGACACCGCGCGACCCGGCCGGGCCGATTGCCAGGAGGTACGGATGGGGCTCCCAACAATGCCTTCATAGGGGGCGCATTCTTTGACACTGCGATTTCTCCCCGGGGAGGATTGACCATCGTGGCGGGGTCACGCCGACCGGCCGATCATGCAAGAAACCCCCCGCTGCGCGAGGGGTTTCTGAGATATGCACGCCAGTCCAAGCCCGGCGCTCGAGAGCACGCTACAGGCCCGCACGCCGCCTCGTCAACCGCCGCTGCACCGGCTGGCCGGAAGGGCGAGACTGGCGACGTATCTCTCCGCAGCAGGGGGAGATCCTCGCCGTGCGACCGACCTTTATCTGTGGGCGAGTCACGTATCGGGCGCCTTGCACGCGCAGCTCTCCTTCGTCGAGATCGCGGTCCGCAACGCGATCGACGAGCGGCTCGCGGAATGGAATGCGGCGAGTGACGTCGTCGCTCAGCTGATGTTCGGCACCTGGGTCAAGATCGTCCGGCCCCTGTCGCCGACCGAGTCTCCCTCACGGCAGCAGTTCCTCTGGGCCGCGGCGGTGTCGCACGCGTTCCCCCACGCTCCATCCGGTGACGACAGCCGCGTTGCCATCGGAGATCAACTCGACCGCCTGCGCCGCCTCCGGAACCGGGTCGCGCATCACGACAACTTGCTCGACGTCGCGCTGAAGCACCGGCTCAACGGCATGCTGTCGTTGCTCGCCAGCCTCCATCCGGACTATCCGCCACTGGCGGTCGCGCGCAGCACGCTGCGGCAGTTGATCGGCGACGATCCCCGCCGTACCTGGTAGGCGGCGGGCGCCCGATTCGGGGGTTCCCGCCGCCGGATGCGAACCTGGTAGGGGCGGGACGCCCGGTGAGGAGACACGATGAACGCGCAAACCGGACGGCGGCGGGACCTGACGCTGATGCTCATGCTCGCGCTCACCTTCTCGACGGGGATCGTCGATGCGGTCGGGTACCTGGGGCTCGACAAGGTGTTCGCCGGCAACATGACGGGCAACGTGGTCGTGCTCGGCATGGCCCTCGCGGGCGCCGAGGGGCTGCCCTGGGTGGGACCGCTCATCGCACTGTTCGCGTTCATGGCCGGGGCGGCGATCGGCGGCCGGACGCTGCGGCGGGAGTCCACCGGCTGGAACACCCGCACGAGCTGGTCGTTCACCGCGGTCGCGGTCGCTCTGGCCGCCCTCACGCTGACGACCGTGGTCACGGGCGGCGTACCGCCTGCGCCCTGGGAGCTCGCGATCACCACGCTGCTGGCCGCCACCATGGGCTTCCAGGCCGCCGTCGCGCGTCACCTCGCCGTGAAGGACGTGACCACCGTCGTCGTGACGTCCACCCTGACCGGACTCGCCGCCGATTCCCGGCTCGCCGGCGGGTCCGGTCAGCCGTGGGCGCGCCGCGCCGGTGCGGTCGCGCTGATCGCGCTCGGTGCGCTGGTCGGCGCGGCGCTGCTGCGCATCCACATCGCGGTGCCGCTGGGGCTCGCCGCGGTGATCAGCGCGGGCGCGGCCGTGCTCGGCCACGTTGCCGCGCACGAGTCGCGGGAGCTCAGCGAACAGCGTCGGACGGCGCGCCCTCGCGTGTGATGATCGCGGCGTCGCCGTCCTCGTCCAGCTTCACGCCCAGCGGCTTGCGGAACGCCCGGGTCACGACGAGCAGCGTGATGATGCCGATGCCCAGCCAGACGATGCCGTAGGTCAGTGCGTCCAGGTGCAGGTTGGCCCAGAGCACGCCGGTCAACAGCATCCCGACGCCCGGGAGCACGATGTTGCGCACGATCTGGCGGGCTCCGCGGCGTTCCTTCCGCCGCAGGGCGAAGTGGATGATGACCGTCGCGTTGACGACGGTGAACGCGATGAGCGCGCCGAAGTTGATCATCGACGAGACGAATTCGAGCGTGAAGGCTGCGGCCAGCAGGGAGACCGCGCCGACCAGCACCACGGCCGTGGCGGGCGTCCGGAACCGCGGGTGGATGTAGGAGAGCGTCCGCGAGACGCGGCCGTTGCCGTTCCGCGCCATCACGTAGATCATCCGCGAGACGCTGGCGTGCGAGGCGAGGCTGGAGGCGACCGCCGCGGCCACCGCGGCGGAGATGAACAGGATCTGGAACAGCAATCCGCCGGTCTTCAGAGCGATCTCGGGGAGGGTGTCGTCGGTGAAGTGGAAGCCGGCGAGGGTCGGGAACCGCGACTGCGCGAACCAGGCGGCGACGAAGAAGATCGCACCGCCGATCAGCAGCGCGAGCACGATCGCGCGCGGCACCGTGCGGGTGTCCTTCGCCTCCTCGGTGTACATGGTGATGGCGTCGAAGCCGATGAACGAGAAGCAGACGACCGTCGCGCCGCCGATGACCGCGCCCAGGTGCACACCCGAGTGGAGCAGCGGCGTCAGGCTGAACGGCGTGCCGTTGCCCGCGCCGGCGTTGAGTGCGGTCCACGTGAGCACCACGAACACGGCGATCAGCACGATCTGGAACACGACCAGGATGCCGTTCACGCGCGAGGTCGACGACATGCTGAACAGGTTCATCGCGGTGATGACGGCCACGTAGCCGACCACCCAGATCCACCCCGGCACCGCGGGGAAGAACGACTCCAGATACAGCCGCACGATGAGGGCGTTCACCAGGGGCAGCAGCAGGTAGTCGAGCAGCGACGACCAGCCGACGAGGAAGCCGACGTTCGGGTGGATGGTCTCCGACGCGTACGTGTAGGCCGAACCCGCCGAGGGGAACACCCGCGTCATGCGTCCGTAGCTGATCGCGGTGAAGACCATCGCGACGAGGGCGACCAGGTACGCGGACGGGACGACCCCGTTCGTCTCGCCCGTGACGATTCCGAATGTGTCGAAGACCGTCATGGGTGTCATGTAGCCGAGGCCAAGTCCGACGATCGCCCAGAGGCCCAGCGATCGCCGCAGGGACGTGGATCGCCGCAGGGAGGTGGATGCGGGGGTGGTGGACACGCGAGCTCCTTCGCTCTATCGGGATCGCGCCATCCTAAACCCGGCGAAGTGCGAAATCCGAATCCAGCGCAACGGATCACAGGGGTGAAACGGGGATTTCACTAACAATCCAGTCGCGAAACTCCCATTTCGCAGACGATTCCGGTAGTGTGCCCTTCGTTCACCCCAACCTCCACGGAGCTGATACCCATGAGCAGCATCGAACGCGACGTCGTCGTCATCGGCGCGGGCGCCTCTGGCCTGACGGCCGCCACGGAACTGACCAAGGCGGGCCTCACGGTCGCCGTCCTGGAGGCCCGCGACCGCGTCGGCGGACGACTGTGGACCGACGACATCGACGGCGCGACCCTCGAGATCGGCGGCCAGTGGGTCTCCCCGGATCAGGATGCGCTGATCGAGACGCTGGCCGACCTGGGGCTCGA is drawn from Leifsonia shinshuensis and contains these coding sequences:
- a CDS encoding acyl-CoA desaturase, whose protein sequence is MTTATLGPVRRTQARTGDRPSVTSTYNELLGRVRAEGLLERRRGFYITVFALLVAGLIGAGVGFVLLGDSWFQLLIAAVFGLLFTQLAFLGHEASHRQVFSSGPTNDRAGRFIVTWLVGMSYQWWMTKHTRHHANPNTVGKDPDIAFDTISFVEEDAARQRGLMAAITRRQGYLFFPLLLLEGVNLHITSVRSLLARGPVERRTGELVAIAVRLSVYVGIVFLMLPLGMAFAFLGVQLAVFGLYMGASFAPNHKGMPILPAGTRVDFLNKQVLTSRNIRGGWSMSALMGGLNHQVEHHLFPSMPRPHLARARVLVREHCAAHDIPYTETGLVNSYRIVVRYLNRVGLAARDPFDCPAAQQFRRA
- a CDS encoding putative FMN-dependent luciferase-like monooxygenase, with the translated sequence MTTPSSGRTRLGFFTRLLDDGTAQQRYRNALDQFVRAEELGFDSVWVAQHHFHEDEGGLPSPFVLLAQAAARTSRIRLATGIVTLPLEAPLRVAEDAAVLQLLSDGRVELGIGSGGTPSSFPPFGYDSADRAAIYDRHRGILEDALRGDVLTTDGGTLYPSAPDLLGVIWEATFSAAGAERIGRRGNGLMLSRTQPRPQWDGPSSPELQEAIVDAYLAALPNGTAPRILASRSALVVDTEEEAARWIQRGIERSAGYLRSQRIEVPDGVSDTELLAWLDVHVGTPEQVLASLRTDTVLRRATDVAFQPHPIDPSHDAVLRSLELLATRVAPELLGWSPERP
- a CDS encoding YoaK family protein — translated: MNAQTGRRRDLTLMLMLALTFSTGIVDAVGYLGLDKVFAGNMTGNVVVLGMALAGAEGLPWVGPLIALFAFMAGAAIGGRTLRRESTGWNTRTSWSFTAVAVALAALTLTTVVTGGVPPAPWELAITTLLAATMGFQAAVARHLAVKDVTTVVVTSTLTGLAADSRLAGGSGQPWARRAGAVALIALGALVGAALLRIHIAVPLGLAAVISAGAAVLGHVAAHESRELSEQRRTARPRV
- a CDS encoding APC family permease gives rise to the protein MSTTPASTSLRRSTSLRRSLGLWAIVGLGLGYMTPMTVFDTFGIVTGETNGVVPSAYLVALVAMVFTAISYGRMTRVFPSAGSAYTYASETIHPNVGFLVGWSSLLDYLLLPLVNALIVRLYLESFFPAVPGWIWVVGYVAVITAMNLFSMSSTSRVNGILVVFQIVLIAVFVVLTWTALNAGAGNGTPFSLTPLLHSGVHLGAVIGGATVVCFSFIGFDAITMYTEEAKDTRTVPRAIVLALLIGGAIFFVAAWFAQSRFPTLAGFHFTDDTLPEIALKTGGLLFQILFISAAVAAAVASSLASHASVSRMIYVMARNGNGRVSRTLSYIHPRFRTPATAVVLVGAVSLLAAAFTLEFVSSMINFGALIAFTVVNATVIIHFALRRKERRGARQIVRNIVLPGVGMLLTGVLWANLHLDALTYGIVWLGIGIITLLVVTRAFRKPLGVKLDEDGDAAIITREGAPSDAVR
- a CDS encoding CMD domain protein encodes the protein MTDVIDRLVGIAPGDALDTLRDQRPSARANAQASYDALFHADELAHVAQRERLAVAYWTVALSQSPTSAYYRDLLAAEDAPLLQALESALPGAVTSGPYGSYPEGPLSVEDVAGPIWQPDAALAAAVGDRLAAALAHTHLLVYRPRDSSPAAIQALLDAGWSVDGIVTLSQLVAFLSFQLRVVAGLTVLKGELA
- a CDS encoding cold-shock protein, translated to MAQGTVKWFNSEKGFGFIAPDDGSADVFAHYSEIASTGGFRNLDENQKVEYDVAQGPKGPQAANIRPL
- a CDS encoding alkylhydroperoxidase domain protein; its protein translation is MSETVIQHTFEAPNVFTQEELGWEAWLPPLPLEELTDRHYDGLVDRGRANSPYFRLLVRDPDILGARTRTDNDIFYNEKGGLTRALRELSATAASRTNGCIFCASVHSRFASHKSKRPEDVQRLLDEGTSARQDDPQWRAVIDASVALTRIPDEFGPEHVRALRDAGLDDVAIIDAINGAAFFNWANRLMLSLGEPTPPAEKR